The proteins below are encoded in one region of Ereboglobus luteus:
- a CDS encoding cell division protein FtsZ gives MDLHELPLTPTASPDAPPVTFKLIGIGGGGANALARLPLPALDGLATAIIDTDRKAIAQHTSPAEKHLIAPDLRGGLSTGGDPELGRETAEASREQLVPLATGADIIFLSVALGGGTGGGVAPLVAELATENNALVIAFATLPFSFEGSRRMRQAEESLVELRRACDAVITLPNDLLLQQTTDTESVTDALRRADEWMLRGVHSIYSILRRPSLINLDLASLRRAFVSRGGKTLYALGHGSGENIITQTLESLKMCPLLHIAETARKVDHLIVNIIAGSAITLPQINDLMSVISAQYGRDAHVLMGTSISDDQPDAIQVCVIGTTDVGTRNRPVRAAPPPADNANAETNIQHPAPKGKKPVVKTKGAANQDQEEFTFAGADQQRGTFENSDLNLFEDQDLDRPTYLRKGIKIQL, from the coding sequence ATGGACCTTCACGAACTCCCCCTCACACCAACCGCCTCCCCCGACGCGCCGCCCGTCACCTTCAAACTCATCGGCATCGGCGGCGGCGGAGCCAACGCCCTCGCGCGCCTTCCCCTGCCCGCCCTCGACGGCCTCGCCACCGCCATCATCGACACTGATCGCAAGGCAATCGCCCAGCACACCTCGCCCGCGGAAAAACACCTCATCGCGCCCGACCTCCGCGGCGGCCTCAGCACCGGAGGCGATCCCGAGCTCGGCCGAGAAACCGCCGAGGCCTCCCGGGAGCAACTCGTCCCCCTCGCCACCGGCGCCGACATCATTTTTCTCTCCGTCGCCCTCGGCGGCGGCACCGGCGGGGGCGTCGCCCCCCTCGTTGCCGAGCTCGCCACGGAAAACAACGCCCTCGTCATCGCCTTCGCCACGCTCCCATTCAGTTTCGAGGGCTCGCGCCGCATGCGCCAGGCAGAGGAAAGCCTCGTCGAACTGCGCCGCGCCTGCGACGCCGTCATCACCCTCCCCAACGACCTGCTCCTGCAACAAACCACCGACACCGAATCCGTCACCGACGCACTTCGCCGCGCCGACGAGTGGATGCTCCGCGGCGTTCATTCCATTTACTCGATCCTCCGCCGCCCCAGCCTCATCAACCTCGACCTCGCCTCGCTCCGCCGCGCCTTTGTTTCCCGCGGGGGCAAAACCCTCTACGCACTCGGCCACGGCTCCGGCGAAAACATCATCACCCAGACCCTCGAAAGCCTCAAGATGTGCCCCCTCCTGCACATCGCCGAAACCGCGCGCAAGGTTGACCACCTCATCGTCAACATCATCGCCGGCTCCGCCATCACGCTCCCCCAAATCAACGACTTGATGAGCGTGATCAGCGCGCAATACGGCCGCGACGCCCACGTGCTCATGGGCACATCCATTTCCGACGACCAGCCGGACGCCATCCAAGTCTGCGTTATAGGCACCACCGATGTCGGCACCCGCAACCGCCCCGTGCGCGCGGCACCGCCCCCCGCCGACAACGCCAACGCCGAAACCAACATTCAACACCCCGCTCCCAAGGGGAAAAAACCTGTCGTCAAAACAAAAGGCGCCGCAAATCAAGACCAGGAAGAGTTCACCTTCGCCGGAGCCGATCAGCAACGCGGCACCTTCGAAAACTCCGACCTGAACCTCTTCGAGGACCAGGATCTCGATCGCCCCACCTACCTCCGCAAAGGTATCAAAATCCAGTTATAG
- the rplS gene encoding 50S ribosomal protein L19: protein MNPIIKEITADQLKTNIPQFRVGDGVRVHTKVREGEKERIQIFSGVVIARKGGGIQETFAVRRISYGEGVERVFPVNSPNIEKIEVEKHSVPMRARLYYLRGREGKAAMAVRVRRYEKA from the coding sequence ATGAATCCGATCATCAAAGAAATCACCGCAGACCAGCTCAAGACCAACATCCCGCAATTCCGGGTTGGCGATGGCGTGCGCGTGCACACCAAGGTTCGCGAAGGCGAAAAAGAGCGCATCCAGATTTTCTCTGGTGTCGTGATTGCCCGCAAGGGTGGCGGCATCCAGGAGACGTTTGCCGTCCGCCGCATCAGCTACGGCGAGGGCGTCGAGCGTGTGTTCCCCGTGAACTCGCCCAACATCGAGAAGATCGAGGTTGAGAAGCACTCCGTGCCGATGCGCGCGCGCCTTTATTATTTGCGCGGTCGCGAGGGCAAGGCCGCCATGGCCGTTCGCGTGAGGCGCTACGAAAAAGCCTGA
- a CDS encoding mechanosensitive ion channel family protein: MADTNTVPATASTDSIEGLSTLFKETLINHGISQETAVLTGTIIAGVCLVLVAFLAYKMVNFIVVRTVHRLIAKTEAKWDDALIESKLIQRFMHLVPAIIISTFNARVFADAPAVAAFADSFVNLYIIAIAVGVIFSAFDTVYLISQRTSLLSGMPLKGVIQAGKLVIALIAAILVLSILLGKSPVYFLSGIGALAAVLMMIFKDAILGFTGGIMLAANKMVSVGDWIEMPSAGADGDVIDVSLTTVKVRNFDNTIVTIPAYSLASGSFKNWRGMSESGGRRIKRSIKVDMKTIRFADEKMLEHWHRIDLLKPYLDAKLAEISEDNKKKGCDLSILGNGRCLTNLGTFRAYCEAYLRAHANIHKKMTLMVRQLDPTEKGIPLELYTFTSDVRWVQYEGIQADIFDHLLSIIGEFGLSVYQTPSSEDVREFKSTLIVKN, translated from the coding sequence ATGGCTGATACCAACACCGTCCCCGCAACTGCTTCCACCGACAGTATCGAAGGCTTGAGCACCTTGTTCAAGGAAACCCTGATCAATCACGGCATCTCGCAAGAAACCGCGGTGCTCACCGGCACGATCATCGCCGGCGTGTGCCTGGTGCTGGTCGCGTTTCTCGCCTACAAGATGGTCAATTTTATCGTGGTGCGAACCGTGCACCGGCTCATCGCCAAGACCGAGGCCAAGTGGGACGACGCGTTGATCGAATCAAAGTTGATCCAGCGCTTCATGCACCTCGTGCCGGCGATCATCATTAGCACGTTTAACGCCCGCGTGTTCGCCGACGCGCCCGCGGTCGCCGCGTTTGCGGACAGCTTTGTGAACCTCTACATCATCGCGATCGCGGTGGGTGTCATCTTTTCGGCGTTCGACACGGTCTATCTCATTTCACAGCGCACGAGCCTCCTCAGCGGGATGCCGTTGAAGGGCGTGATCCAGGCCGGAAAACTTGTCATCGCGCTCATTGCGGCGATTCTCGTGCTCTCGATTTTGCTCGGCAAATCGCCCGTCTATTTCCTCTCCGGAATCGGCGCCCTCGCCGCCGTGCTGATGATGATTTTCAAGGACGCGATCCTTGGTTTCACGGGCGGCATCATGCTTGCGGCAAACAAAATGGTCAGCGTGGGCGACTGGATCGAAATGCCCTCGGCGGGCGCGGACGGCGATGTGATCGACGTGTCGCTCACGACCGTGAAAGTGCGCAATTTTGACAACACGATCGTCACGATTCCCGCCTATTCGCTGGCGTCGGGTTCGTTCAAGAACTGGCGCGGCATGTCGGAATCGGGCGGACGCCGCATCAAGCGCTCGATCAAGGTTGACATGAAAACAATCCGTTTTGCCGACGAGAAAATGCTGGAGCACTGGCACCGCATCGACCTGTTGAAACCTTACCTCGACGCGAAGCTGGCGGAAATCAGCGAGGACAATAAAAAGAAGGGATGTGATCTCTCGATACTCGGCAACGGCCGCTGCCTGACGAACCTCGGCACATTCCGCGCCTACTGCGAGGCCTACCTGCGCGCGCACGCGAACATCCACAAGAAAATGACGCTCATGGTGCGACAGCTTGACCCGACGGAGAAAGGCATACCGCTGGAATTGTATACATTCACAAGCGATGTCCGCTGGGTTCAATACGAGGGTATTCAAGCGGATATTTTTGACCATCTGCTGTCGATTATCGGTGAATTCGGCCTGTCCGTGTATCAAACCCCGAGCAGCGAGGATGTGCGCGAATTCAAATCCACCCTGATTGTGAAAAATTAA
- the trmD gene encoding tRNA (guanosine(37)-N1)-methyltransferase TrmD, whose protein sequence is MPLTIDVITLFPRMLDGFLAESILGRGIGAKRLDVRVHDLREWTTDKHRTADDRPFGGGAGMVLKPEPVFAAMEQLQTPGCRRVYLTPDGEPLSPAIAEELSREEHVIFLSGHYEGIDQRIRDCVIDREISIGDYVLTNGTLAAAVVIDALSRFIPGVLGEEKSLTHESFTGKLLDFPQYTRPAEFRGMSVPEVLLSGDHRKIEDWRHAQRVEKTRKVRPDLLKQHQT, encoded by the coding sequence ATGCCGCTCACAATCGACGTCATCACACTTTTCCCCCGAATGCTCGACGGGTTTCTTGCCGAGAGCATCCTGGGCAGGGGCATCGGCGCGAAGCGGCTTGATGTGCGGGTGCATGACCTGCGCGAATGGACGACCGACAAGCACCGCACGGCGGACGACCGGCCCTTCGGCGGCGGCGCGGGCATGGTGCTCAAGCCGGAGCCGGTTTTCGCGGCGATGGAGCAGTTGCAAACACCCGGGTGCAGGCGCGTTTACCTGACGCCGGACGGCGAGCCGCTTTCGCCGGCAATCGCGGAGGAGCTTTCGCGCGAGGAGCACGTTATCTTTTTGAGCGGCCACTACGAGGGAATCGACCAGCGCATTCGCGATTGTGTGATCGACCGGGAAATCAGCATCGGCGACTACGTGCTCACCAACGGCACGCTGGCGGCGGCGGTGGTGATCGACGCGCTGAGCCGTTTTATCCCCGGCGTGCTTGGTGAAGAAAAGTCATTGACGCATGAATCCTTCACAGGCAAGTTGCTCGACTTTCCTCAATACACGCGTCCCGCCGAATTTCGCGGCATGTCCGTTCCGGAAGTCCTCCTTTCGGGCGACCACCGCAAAATCGAAGACTGGCGGCACGCGCAACGTGTTGAGAAAACTCGCAAAGTCAGACCAGATTTACTCAAACAACACCAGACATGA
- a CDS encoding UDP-N-acetylglucosamine--N-acetylmuramyl-(pentapeptide) pyrophosphoryl-undecaprenol N-acetylglucosamine transferase yields the protein MSSTSQPTHTKTFLLACGGTGGHLAPGIALAEALLARGHNATLLISSKKVDSRLSEKYPHLNFRRVPSAPLPRNPFLLPVFLLRQLHGFLFSINLVRKTKPDGIVGFGGFTTASVIIAGAIFRVPIALHESNRVPGRATRFLQPLATRIFLPPGIAIPGVTRSRMRPMGLPVRKEIQREPRDAARASFGLSPERSVLVILGGSQGATSINNWARENLHTLARDGIQVYCVTGLGKGGDEIITHPDANGRPVKSIFSPFCDRMAALMSAADLVVSRAGSGTIAELIRCVTPAILIPYPQAADNHQQANALYFEQQGGGVVIDQSRLNTLTREVRDTIFNDWLLRKFRENLVRMDRANSLDLLLDDLEQITNRRPPHNAKAGKSASPAA from the coding sequence ACAACGCGACACTTCTCATCAGCAGCAAAAAAGTCGACTCGCGCCTCTCCGAAAAATATCCGCACCTCAACTTCCGCCGCGTCCCAAGCGCGCCCCTGCCGCGAAATCCGTTCCTGCTGCCGGTGTTCCTTCTTCGCCAGCTCCACGGATTTCTTTTCAGCATTAACCTGGTCCGCAAAACCAAGCCCGACGGCATCGTCGGTTTTGGCGGCTTCACCACGGCGAGCGTTATCATTGCAGGGGCGATTTTCCGCGTGCCCATCGCGCTTCACGAATCCAACCGCGTGCCCGGCCGCGCCACCCGGTTTCTCCAGCCGCTCGCAACGCGCATCTTTCTGCCGCCCGGCATCGCGATCCCCGGCGTCACGCGCTCGCGCATGCGGCCGATGGGATTGCCCGTGCGCAAGGAAATCCAGCGCGAACCGCGCGACGCCGCGCGCGCCAGCTTCGGACTTTCCCCCGAGCGCAGCGTCCTCGTCATCCTCGGAGGCTCGCAAGGCGCGACCTCCATCAACAACTGGGCCCGCGAAAACCTCCACACCCTCGCCCGCGACGGCATCCAGGTTTATTGCGTCACCGGCCTCGGCAAGGGGGGCGACGAAATCATCACCCACCCCGACGCCAACGGACGCCCCGTCAAAAGCATCTTCTCGCCCTTCTGCGACCGCATGGCAGCGCTCATGTCCGCCGCCGATCTTGTCGTTTCGCGCGCCGGCTCGGGCACCATCGCCGAGCTCATCCGCTGCGTCACCCCCGCGATCCTCATCCCCTACCCGCAGGCCGCCGACAATCACCAGCAGGCCAACGCGCTTTATTTCGAACAGCAAGGCGGCGGGGTTGTGATCGACCAAAGCCGCCTCAACACGCTCACGCGCGAAGTCCGCGACACCATTTTCAACGACTGGCTCCTGCGCAAATTTCGCGAAAACCTCGTCCGCATGGATCGCGCCAACTCGCTCGACCTCCTTCTCGACGACCTCGAGCAAATCACCAACCGTCGCCCGCCCCACAACGCGAAGGCCGGCAAGTCCGCCTCACCCGCCGCATGA
- the ftsA gene encoding cell division protein FtsA, with the protein MAKNFKIIAGVEIGTSKITVLVGELTSRNLTIIGKSECQSAGVMKGVIIDAKAASNAVHTALEGAEKSAHIPIDEVILAQTGMHLQGFKTDAIVNVSSASNTVSSTDIQTACQIALSKQLPENRTIVHEIRRPFRLDGQIIANPLNIRGNRLEANYWIVHGDTNTVTNSIYIIQGYNLPILDLGLASLASGSMITTPEDRHHGVLAIDIGAGTTDYVLYRNGAPHVTGVVPVGGNHVTNDLMLGLRTTPGQAETIKIRHGRATLHCRDKTTKVWLNGDHGIGDRPIPLQSIEQIIAARISEIFEIVRKKLDIDYTPENTPAGIVLTGGTSKLEGIVDAASKAFESTARLGEFPPHILEQLRAPGYATALGLLFTGASAARGQLPPKKGGIWGIFNR; encoded by the coding sequence ATGGCCAAAAACTTCAAAATCATCGCCGGCGTCGAAATCGGCACCTCCAAGATCACCGTCCTCGTCGGCGAGCTCACCTCGCGCAATCTCACCATCATCGGCAAATCCGAATGCCAGTCCGCCGGCGTGATGAAAGGCGTGATCATCGACGCCAAGGCCGCCAGCAACGCCGTCCACACCGCTCTCGAGGGCGCGGAAAAAAGCGCCCACATTCCCATCGACGAAGTCATCCTCGCCCAAACCGGCATGCACCTCCAGGGCTTCAAAACCGACGCCATCGTCAACGTCTCCTCCGCCAGCAACACCGTCAGCTCCACCGACATTCAGACCGCCTGCCAGATCGCCCTTTCCAAACAACTCCCCGAAAACCGCACAATCGTTCACGAGATTCGCCGCCCCTTCCGCCTCGACGGCCAAATCATCGCCAACCCCCTCAACATCCGTGGCAACCGCCTCGAGGCCAACTACTGGATTGTCCACGGCGACACCAACACCGTCACCAACTCCATCTACATCATCCAGGGTTACAACCTGCCCATCCTCGACCTCGGCCTCGCCAGCCTCGCCTCCGGCAGCATGATCACCACCCCCGAGGATCGCCATCACGGCGTCCTTGCAATCGACATCGGCGCCGGCACCACCGACTACGTCCTCTATCGCAACGGCGCCCCGCACGTCACCGGCGTCGTCCCCGTCGGCGGCAACCACGTCACCAACGACCTCATGCTCGGCCTGCGCACCACTCCCGGTCAGGCCGAAACCATAAAAATCCGCCACGGTCGCGCCACCCTTCACTGTCGCGACAAAACAACCAAGGTCTGGCTCAACGGCGACCACGGCATCGGCGACCGCCCCATCCCCCTCCAAAGCATCGAGCAAATCATCGCCGCGCGCATCTCCGAAATATTCGAAATCGTCCGCAAGAAACTCGACATCGATTACACTCCCGAAAACACACCCGCCGGAATCGTCCTCACCGGCGGCACCTCCAAGCTCGAGGGCATCGTTGACGCCGCGTCGAAAGCCTTCGAATCCACCGCCCGCCTGGGTGAGTTTCCCCCGCACATCCTCGAGCAACTCCGCGCCCCCGGCTACGCCACCGCCCTCGGCCTCCTCTTCACCGGAGCCTCCGCCGCCCGCGGACAACTGCCGCCCAAAAAGGGAGGCATATGGGGGATCTTTAACCGTTGA
- the rpsP gene encoding 30S ribosomal protein S16, with translation MALKIRLSRIGATHQPIYHVVVAEARSRRDGAAVEILGTYSPRSKKDALTLDLARAEYWLSKGALPTDTAKGLIKKVRKSATIEAPAVEEAPAA, from the coding sequence ATGGCTCTTAAAATCCGTCTTTCCCGCATAGGTGCGACGCACCAACCCATCTACCACGTGGTCGTGGCAGAGGCCCGTTCCCGTCGCGATGGCGCCGCGGTCGAAATCCTCGGCACCTACTCGCCCCGTTCCAAGAAGGACGCTCTCACACTCGATCTCGCCCGCGCCGAATACTGGCTGTCCAAGGGCGCGCTTCCGACCGACACCGCCAAGGGCCTCATCAAGAAGGTTCGCAAGTCGGCCACGATCGAAGCTCCGGCCGTAGAGGAAGCGCCCGCCGCTTGA
- the murB gene encoding UDP-N-acetylmuramate dehydrogenase, whose translation MTDARTPLPTLFGREVRAIHCAGIGGMGLGPLAIYLARLGYTVTGEDDAMTAPMRAQLERAGVGVNAVSSEATGLTCGFRNAEFQTTQIDQASLASDIPHSEIRTPHFPDLLVVSTAISPEHPAAVAAKTHNIPIVRRGELLAEVVRGKKLAAICGSHGKTTTTAMLVTALHRAGFSAGYILGGLFNDTSLPPADTGDTGWVVAEIDESDGTIENFSPEITIVTNLDWDHPDHYRTPADIEAAFHALFARTKRAVIGSIPNSDLRTSHFHHTFGSAADAGFRYQITRAANDGQTLALAGKFPISSATVRALGDFNAANAAAALAAAHLMGATLAPDLLAAYPGVRRRQSILRATDSLTVVEDYAHHPAEIRALLTSLRSRIPDVGRLLVAFQPHRYSRTAQFKTDFAAALAIADRSYLIDVYPAGEAPVAGGSTADLYAGLRATAPVQPVIYRNGKTDATLATLARDVRPGDWVVFVGAGDIDHSARAWLTLATEYEKAANHWGTLGVALRGTLSPASKVRIEEPLAQKTTMRAGGAARLYAEPADERDLALLIDFARARAIRTLMLGRGSNLIIPDEGVDALVISLAAPHWQHFEILPGNLVSCGAGLRLKNLCGLAAAAGLSGFEFLEGIPGNLGGALRMNAGAMGGEIFNRVETVRVMTHTGEIKSLSPAEMEVSYRRCGALAENNLVALSATLRPAGEKSPAEITTLIENHRAKRQAAQPRDPSSGSVFKNPPNDSAGRLIDTAGLKGERIGGAEVSPQHANFIINRDNATATDIIQLIRRIRSAVLKTHGITLDPEVLLFGANWEDYL comes from the coding sequence ATGACCGACGCCCGCACACCGCTCCCCACCCTCTTCGGACGCGAAGTGCGCGCGATCCACTGCGCGGGCATCGGCGGCATGGGCCTCGGTCCGCTCGCCATCTACCTCGCCCGCCTCGGCTACACCGTCACCGGCGAGGACGACGCCATGACCGCCCCCATGCGCGCCCAACTTGAGCGCGCCGGAGTCGGAGTGAATGCGGTTTCGAGCGAAGCGACAGGCCTGACATGCGGATTTCGGAATGCGGAATTTCAAACCACGCAAATTGACCAAGCTTCGCTTGCGTCCGACATTCCGCATTCCGAAATCCGCACTCCGCATTTCCCCGATCTTCTCGTCGTCTCCACCGCCATCTCGCCGGAGCATCCCGCCGCTGTTGCCGCAAAAACGCACAACATCCCCATCGTCCGCCGGGGCGAGCTTCTGGCCGAGGTTGTTCGCGGGAAAAAACTCGCCGCCATCTGCGGCTCGCACGGCAAAACGACAACGACCGCAATGCTCGTCACCGCCCTGCACCGCGCCGGATTTTCCGCCGGCTACATTCTTGGCGGGCTCTTCAACGACACCTCGCTCCCGCCCGCCGACACCGGCGACACCGGCTGGGTCGTTGCCGAAATCGACGAAAGCGACGGCACCATCGAAAACTTTTCCCCCGAAATCACCATCGTCACCAACCTCGACTGGGATCACCCCGACCACTACCGCACTCCCGCAGACATCGAGGCCGCCTTCCACGCCCTCTTTGCCCGCACCAAACGGGCGGTCATTGGCTCCATTCCGAATTCCGATCTCCGCACTTCGCATTTCCATCACACATTCGGCTCCGCGGCCGACGCGGGCTTCCGCTACCAAATCACACGCGCCGCCAACGACGGCCAGACGCTCGCGCTCGCGGGCAAGTTCCCCATCTCCAGCGCCACCGTGCGCGCGCTCGGCGATTTCAACGCCGCCAACGCCGCAGCAGCTCTCGCTGCCGCGCACCTCATGGGCGCGACACTCGCGCCCGATCTCCTCGCCGCCTACCCCGGCGTCCGCCGCCGCCAGTCAATTCTTCGCGCCACCGACAGCCTGACCGTCGTCGAGGACTACGCCCACCACCCCGCCGAAATCCGCGCCCTGCTCACCAGCCTCCGCTCGCGCATCCCCGACGTCGGACGCCTGCTCGTCGCATTTCAGCCGCACCGCTACTCCCGCACAGCGCAATTCAAGACCGACTTCGCCGCCGCGCTCGCCATCGCGGATCGTTCCTACCTGATTGATGTCTATCCCGCCGGCGAAGCCCCCGTCGCAGGCGGCTCCACCGCCGACCTCTACGCCGGGCTCCGTGCCACCGCGCCCGTGCAACCCGTCATTTATCGCAACGGAAAAACAGACGCCACACTTGCCACGCTCGCCCGCGACGTCCGCCCCGGCGACTGGGTCGTCTTTGTCGGCGCGGGCGACATCGACCACTCCGCCCGCGCCTGGCTCACGCTCGCCACCGAATACGAAAAAGCCGCCAACCACTGGGGCACGCTCGGCGTCGCCCTGCGCGGCACGCTCTCACCCGCGTCCAAAGTCCGCATTGAGGAACCGCTCGCGCAAAAAACCACCATGCGCGCAGGCGGCGCCGCCCGCCTCTACGCCGAGCCCGCCGACGAACGCGATCTCGCCCTCCTCATCGATTTTGCGCGCGCCCGCGCCATCCGCACGCTCATGCTTGGACGCGGCTCCAACCTCATCATCCCCGACGAAGGTGTTGACGCCCTCGTCATCTCACTCGCCGCCCCGCACTGGCAGCATTTTGAAATTTTGCCCGGCAACCTTGTCTCCTGCGGCGCAGGTCTCCGTCTCAAAAATCTCTGCGGCCTCGCCGCCGCCGCCGGCCTTTCCGGTTTTGAATTTCTCGAAGGCATCCCCGGCAACCTCGGCGGCGCGCTCCGCATGAACGCCGGCGCGATGGGAGGCGAAATTTTCAACCGTGTCGAAACCGTCCGCGTCATGACGCACACCGGCGAAATCAAAAGCCTTAGCCCCGCCGAGATGGAAGTCTCCTACCGCCGCTGCGGCGCGCTCGCCGAAAACAACCTCGTCGCCCTCTCCGCCACACTTCGTCCCGCCGGGGAAAAATCCCCCGCCGAAATCACAACCCTCATCGAAAACCATCGCGCCAAACGCCAGGCCGCGCAGCCCCGCGATCCCAGCTCCGGCTCCGTTTTTAAGAACCCGCCAAACGACTCCGCCGGGCGCCTCATCGACACCGCCGGCCTGAAAGGCGAGCGCATCGGCGGCGCGGAAGTTTCCCCGCAGCACGCCAATTTCATCATCAACCGCGACAACGCGACCGCGACCGACATCATCCAGCTCATACGCCGCATCCGATCCGCCGTCCTGAAAACCCACGGCATCACCCTCGACCCCGAAGTCCTGCTCTTCGGCGCAAACTGGGAGGACTACCTGTGA
- a CDS encoding D-alanine--D-alanine ligase family protein encodes MNTSALQPTPPASARPPIIAILAGGTSSEREVSLNSGEACAAALAKHFPVEHIIIDRNALPAAISPARHVVFSTLHGTFGEDGGMQRLLEEAGIHYAGCDAASSAFTMDKTRTKRAAAARGVRTIAGLTFSARHNKPSATQIIAQLGPDLVLKPNDEGSSVGLHIIENRAQLDTALDTARDGDWLVERRIHGRELAVGVLNGRAMGIVEIRPKSGIYDYESKYTAGKTDYLAPAPFDDATAAVIRRNAEVAFEACGCRDFARIDFFFTPENEILLIEINTLPGMTATSLLPKSAACAGLDFENLLREMVAPAIARHNAAP; translated from the coding sequence ATGAACACATCCGCCCTCCAACCCACTCCCCCCGCCTCCGCGCGCCCCCCCATCATCGCCATCCTCGCGGGCGGCACCTCCTCCGAGCGCGAAGTCTCCCTGAACTCCGGCGAAGCCTGCGCCGCCGCGCTCGCGAAACATTTTCCCGTCGAGCACATCATCATCGACCGCAACGCCCTTCCCGCCGCGATCTCCCCCGCGCGCCACGTTGTCTTTTCAACCCTCCACGGCACCTTCGGCGAGGACGGCGGCATGCAACGCCTCCTTGAGGAGGCCGGCATCCACTACGCCGGCTGCGACGCCGCGTCGAGCGCGTTCACGATGGACAAAACCCGCACCAAGCGCGCCGCCGCCGCGCGCGGCGTCCGCACCATCGCCGGACTCACCTTCAGCGCCCGCCATAACAAACCCAGCGCCACGCAAATCATCGCTCAACTCGGCCCCGACCTCGTCCTCAAGCCCAACGACGAGGGCAGCTCCGTCGGCCTCCACATCATCGAAAACCGCGCGCAACTCGACACCGCCCTCGACACCGCGCGCGACGGCGACTGGCTCGTCGAACGCCGCATCCACGGACGCGAACTCGCCGTCGGCGTCCTCAACGGACGCGCCATGGGCATTGTCGAAATCCGCCCCAAGTCCGGCATCTACGATTACGAAAGCAAATACACCGCCGGCAAAACCGACTACCTCGCGCCCGCGCCCTTCGACGACGCCACCGCCGCCGTCATCCGCCGCAACGCCGAGGTCGCCTTCGAGGCCTGCGGATGCCGCGACTTCGCCCGCATCGATTTTTTCTTCACACCTGAAAACGAAATCCTCCTCATCGAAATCAACACCCTCCCGGGCATGACCGCCACCAGCCTCCTGCCAAAAAGCGCCGCGTGCGCCGGACTCGATTTCGAAAACCTCCTCCGCGAAATGGTCGCGCCGGCCATCGCCCGCCACAACGCCGCCCCCTGA
- a CDS encoding cell division protein FtsQ/DivIB, which translates to MKHSPNPSSRSPNNWRNLTRQVTPGVHTPISQKRQKRDMIKKIALCLLLCVMAIIAFEVYTVWKNNPSDIKAPVKDTPLKTITVRSNGVLDYNWTVRTLALPEGIDIMELDITALRKRILDHAQVHTAVLTRQFPDTLTVTLEERSPVARILIQQPGGEREELLVATDGIVYSGANYAPGTLAALPYLADVNLLRTAPGAHQYLPLAGIDFVAKLVAEAQINIPDHYATWRSISMKRYDEDRLLVVNTSNAARITFGIREEFINQIARLDYILNDIARTANPNRGPVHTIDLSVGQTASGIQAPVTFHPVATASHRRR; encoded by the coding sequence GTGAAGCACTCGCCCAACCCATCCTCACGCTCACCCAACAACTGGAGGAACCTCACCCGCCAGGTCACCCCCGGCGTCCACACACCCATCAGCCAGAAACGTCAGAAACGAGACATGATCAAGAAAATCGCCCTCTGCCTGCTGCTCTGCGTCATGGCAATCATCGCATTCGAAGTTTACACTGTCTGGAAAAACAACCCCTCCGACATCAAGGCGCCCGTCAAGGACACCCCGCTCAAAACCATCACCGTCCGCTCCAACGGCGTTCTCGATTACAACTGGACCGTCCGCACACTCGCGCTCCCCGAGGGCATCGACATAATGGAGCTCGACATCACCGCCCTGCGCAAACGCATCCTCGATCACGCCCAAGTCCACACCGCCGTTCTCACCCGCCAGTTTCCCGACACGCTCACCGTCACGCTCGAGGAACGCTCCCCCGTCGCCCGCATTCTCATCCAGCAGCCCGGCGGCGAGCGCGAGGAACTCCTCGTCGCCACCGACGGCATCGTGTATTCGGGCGCCAACTACGCGCCCGGCACCCTCGCCGCCCTCCCCTATCTCGCCGACGTCAACCTCCTGCGCACCGCGCCCGGCGCCCACCAATACCTGCCCCTCGCCGGCATCGACTTCGTCGCCAAACTTGTCGCCGAGGCCCAAATCAACATTCCCGATCACTACGCCACCTGGCGCTCCATCTCCATGAAACGCTACGACGAGGACCGCCTCCTCGTTGTCAACACCAGCAACGCCGCCCGCATCACCTTCGGCATCCGCGAGGAATTCATAAACCAAATTGCGCGCCTCGACTACATCCTCAACGATATCGCCCGCACCGCGAATCCCAACCGGGGTCCCGTTCACACCATCGACCTCTCCGTCGGCCAGACGGCCAGCGGCATCCAGGCTCCCGTCACCTTTCACCCGGTCGCCACCGCCAGCCACCGCCGGCGCTGA